In one Nocardia tengchongensis genomic region, the following are encoded:
- a CDS encoding PQQ-binding-like beta-propeller repeat protein, which produces MKNVSTLSLLILLAAGCASGNEVNSTASSSQSPTSTATDPGNRKPFDPPKVFNGSPISKEGPLDPKRTLGSCIIGDGAVYCGSSSGYLASIDPANTKQKKWTLKTSLSPDKNAGWQATSPVSDGDSVIAAFTGSVNGTGTSKDKRSIEIIAADKSTGKLQWSAVIDTGESPLQDLRIVGITGDSLVLSSGEPTFCDWSDRTSTTWVVDASTKKLRWKREGLMAGQVGKGVVSGNVKVARNNVAETALGGLDLTDGHTLWESPTGGSVTNFLRPDISDLAVTATCSGKNLDLIDPTSGAVLFTENSATHTELNPGWSCVFDQSTMLICQEKVSQGRIVGIDVSSPKRSVWQLSSNGDRMPPKITGAYHGIVYALVDRGKMQAVALDANSGQDLPDSPVVAPVLVDNYLGVTTEGIFLPVR; this is translated from the coding sequence GTGAAGAATGTTTCTACATTGTCACTTCTAATCTTATTGGCCGCGGGATGTGCGAGTGGCAACGAGGTTAATTCGACCGCATCTTCCAGTCAGTCTCCAACTTCCACAGCAACGGATCCCGGCAACCGAAAACCGTTCGATCCACCGAAGGTATTCAATGGATCTCCCATTTCCAAAGAAGGCCCATTAGACCCTAAGCGCACGCTGGGATCGTGCATCATCGGGGATGGCGCCGTCTACTGCGGATCCAGTAGTGGGTACCTGGCATCGATTGATCCTGCTAACACGAAGCAGAAGAAATGGACGTTGAAGACATCATTGTCCCCGGATAAGAATGCAGGCTGGCAGGCAACCTCGCCAGTGAGCGATGGTGATTCCGTAATTGCCGCCTTCACCGGCAGTGTGAATGGCACTGGAACATCCAAAGACAAGCGTTCGATTGAGATTATTGCTGCCGACAAATCGACTGGAAAGCTCCAATGGAGTGCTGTAATTGATACAGGCGAGTCGCCGCTTCAGGATCTCAGAATTGTTGGGATAACCGGCGACTCACTCGTACTGTCATCCGGGGAGCCGACGTTCTGCGACTGGAGCGATCGTACCTCCACGACCTGGGTCGTAGACGCTTCCACGAAGAAGCTTCGGTGGAAGAGGGAGGGGCTTATGGCTGGCCAGGTCGGGAAGGGTGTCGTGTCGGGCAATGTCAAGGTGGCGAGAAATAACGTCGCCGAGACCGCTCTCGGTGGTCTTGATTTGACTGACGGCCATACTCTGTGGGAGTCCCCAACTGGAGGTTCAGTAACGAACTTTCTTCGCCCTGATATATCCGATCTCGCGGTGACGGCGACTTGCTCAGGAAAGAACCTCGACCTGATCGATCCAACGTCGGGGGCTGTCTTGTTCACCGAGAACTCGGCGACCCACACCGAACTGAATCCTGGGTGGAGCTGCGTATTTGATCAATCGACAATGCTGATCTGTCAGGAAAAGGTTTCCCAAGGTCGAATAGTCGGCATTGACGTGAGCTCGCCAAAGCGGTCCGTATGGCAATTGTCTTCAAACGGAGACAGAATGCCACCGAAAATAACCGGAGCATATCACGGAATAGTGTATGCGCTTGTCGATAGGGGAAAGATGCAGGCGGTGGCCTTGGATGCCAATTCTGGCCAAGACCTCCCGGACTCGCCTGTTGTTGCACCAGTCTTGGTCGACAATTACCTCGGTGTCACCACCGAGGGAATTTTCCTTCCAGTACGTTAG